The proteins below are encoded in one region of Reichenbachiella sp. 5M10:
- a CDS encoding cache domain-containing protein, producing the protein MGATNNKWWIISFTMIFIGLVFFYYFFVYVQNQEKEVIANDMRIVSQMNKNVYSSLENHYKIFQTKFLTIEKSTPKPTPSPKKTRTPNYQIGQKQVSFHYQNGWMSLEESLRSDYHPTQSSAPTPSKPSPAEQPAPAPSDTPSAAKTTVPKPTTQKYSVSEKQIAFYYSHGDSVAVFNMDNSAFFSNPLITRKDVFDFVLVTNPQHPDGPKTLYTNNPHGNINLTTDSIAYRITSMGYFELDLGYEQYIAFSTALKGTNGLYLTGCVNISAFNNQKREVSVFMITIVAILIILMILGLPILKLKIMSNVERLYISDVFFAGTSIIIGSAVWILLFLFFTSNLSYEHSNQKEKLRRLNRRVHKGIHGELSAIIEQMNSIKNVTHADVAHMQGADTVKVREQIRKHPFFGQFEAPHLNRDITGFANISQQGGGLLDRFPYSNGFFWTDTKGKMRVSLSNFTEPEKASLDLKHRQYITDIIKGEGMIYGEDSLMIAIESIRSITDGTYEVGVGMYSGNPALPVFAQHSTTVTLMDPIMEVGYGFCVFDDKGNTLFHSDKTRNLNENFLDETQNEFDRYLPSHVERFASVKYAGNRHYMYIRPFEQFPGYHLATFVDHQYVRSPNAIALNVTIEMLFAFYLLLSVCFVVIYLVTNKRVKLKQSIFPFNWMRPYYDSQGSYERIYFRLLLTNALGMLYLVLTWYWFRTYMDLLIHSVLFVAIVLMCTHYYVLSTHLPYAKRVYTHFADTSRPKTLFAIVLFLVALSYAGRIYIYDFVRMTGGGILLNEALVLVFLGSVIGIIYSLFGKNQAKPWGEHLRTMQNAWFKIKKFTVYKYYCFSWVMVLSIFPTMIFFAINFHTEKEVLYKHNILSVKQKSDGWVATKMLDYYNTKEAEEKFKIKDPQGFMRNMNQLAWPNPCNRVRVNGDYIQIDPKDTVQNAKFVIPKGYNHVTRNVTTTPQLRASLFHSYYDHIRVHFDDYGEASQGYLTDAAVDSSWMYAYEHTDSITYSSVFFESGKDHLKISTPAQSLMSIVQSNWVVHVLFVMILMVVIYRILEYCVHRIFGLDFKDYSDELISQRSLSSYAEQIIKISDFYDGKSSSFNNSLVVGVNAAHIFVIREKLREMKKAYFISIDLFDLNEKSLEMGGEVGDSSIDHTITQLYLLSKKGDKQNKELLQRALKEELSEETPMMVFIEHFEYAYNDLAYNRKKMLILQRLVDNPVIRVVISSDINPRKMYNYYEDAIEQLQQDLHKNDNTLLSKRIILDQINVDYQKWMHLLGGFYRITVPFESLDISEREAPQTYPEVIESELNNGMFLQRLKKHYVLHQNKGVINEDYTLNIQEYASSYYFSIWNSLSREERFIVYDIARDKFVNTNNTDGIIDLLHKGILQYDHSLRLMNESFTNFILSQVNSNESLERELESRKKGKWGTASAVIALLILSLIIFLSYGKISAMNDISTLLGSLGAVITLFLRVSGIFSFGKGS; encoded by the coding sequence ATGGGAGCTACGAACAACAAGTGGTGGATCATCTCCTTCACGATGATCTTTATTGGACTCGTTTTTTTCTATTACTTCTTTGTCTATGTCCAAAATCAGGAGAAAGAGGTCATCGCCAACGACATGCGGATCGTTTCTCAGATGAACAAAAACGTGTACTCAAGTCTCGAAAATCACTACAAGATATTTCAGACCAAGTTTCTGACTATAGAAAAGAGCACGCCTAAGCCCACGCCGTCCCCAAAAAAGACCCGAACCCCCAACTATCAAATCGGTCAAAAGCAGGTCTCGTTTCATTACCAAAACGGCTGGATGTCACTGGAAGAGTCCCTGAGGAGTGACTATCACCCGACCCAAAGCAGTGCCCCAACCCCCTCCAAACCGTCCCCAGCGGAGCAACCTGCTCCAGCCCCCTCTGATACCCCATCTGCTGCAAAAACAACCGTACCCAAACCCACGACACAGAAGTACAGCGTATCTGAAAAGCAAATTGCTTTTTACTACAGCCATGGAGACTCCGTCGCAGTATTCAACATGGACAATTCTGCCTTTTTTAGCAACCCACTCATCACCCGCAAGGATGTTTTTGATTTTGTGCTCGTCACCAATCCACAGCACCCCGACGGGCCCAAAACCCTATACACCAACAACCCCCATGGCAACATCAACCTCACGACAGATTCTATCGCCTACCGGATCACCTCCATGGGCTATTTTGAACTGGACTTGGGGTATGAGCAGTACATCGCCTTCAGTACAGCACTCAAGGGCACAAACGGACTTTACCTGACCGGGTGTGTCAACATCTCCGCATTCAACAATCAGAAGCGTGAGGTATCGGTGTTTATGATCACGATCGTGGCGATTTTGATCATACTCATGATCCTGGGGCTCCCCATCCTCAAACTCAAAATCATGAGCAACGTCGAACGCCTCTACATTTCGGATGTGTTTTTTGCAGGGACGTCGATCATCATCGGTAGTGCTGTCTGGATCTTGTTGTTTCTCTTTTTTACCTCCAACCTCAGCTATGAGCATAGCAATCAGAAAGAAAAGCTCAGGCGGCTCAACCGCCGCGTACACAAGGGGATCCACGGCGAACTCAGCGCCATCATCGAGCAAATGAACTCCATCAAGAATGTGACACATGCCGATGTAGCACACATGCAGGGCGCTGACACCGTCAAGGTCAGAGAACAGATCCGCAAACACCCCTTCTTTGGGCAATTTGAGGCACCACACCTCAACCGTGACATCACGGGCTTTGCCAACATCAGTCAGCAGGGAGGGGGGCTGCTGGATCGCTTTCCCTATTCCAACGGCTTTTTTTGGACCGACACCAAAGGCAAAATGCGGGTCTCTCTTTCCAATTTTACCGAGCCAGAGAAAGCCAGCCTCGACCTGAAGCACCGCCAATACATCACCGACATCATCAAAGGCGAAGGGATGATCTACGGAGAGGATTCGCTCATGATCGCCATCGAGTCCATCCGATCCATCACGGACGGGACCTATGAGGTCGGTGTAGGGATGTACAGTGGCAACCCCGCGCTACCGGTCTTTGCCCAGCACAGCACGACCGTCACACTGATGGACCCCATCATGGAGGTAGGCTATGGCTTTTGCGTCTTTGATGACAAGGGAAACACGCTGTTTCACTCGGACAAGACCCGCAACCTCAACGAGAACTTCCTCGACGAGACACAAAATGAGTTTGACAGATACCTCCCCAGTCATGTCGAGCGTTTTGCTTCGGTCAAGTATGCTGGCAACCGCCACTACATGTACATCCGACCCTTTGAGCAATTTCCGGGCTATCACCTGGCGACTTTCGTGGACCACCAGTACGTGCGCTCTCCCAACGCCATCGCGCTCAACGTGACCATTGAGATGCTCTTCGCCTTTTACCTGCTGCTCTCGGTCTGTTTCGTGGTGATCTATCTGGTCACCAACAAGCGCGTCAAACTCAAGCAGAGCATCTTTCCCTTCAACTGGATGCGACCCTACTACGACAGTCAGGGCAGCTACGAGCGCATCTACTTTCGCCTGCTCCTCACCAATGCCCTCGGGATGCTCTACCTCGTACTGACCTGGTATTGGTTTAGGACCTACATGGACTTGCTCATCCACTCGGTCCTGTTTGTCGCGATCGTACTCATGTGCACCCACTACTATGTGCTCTCCACTCATTTGCCATATGCCAAGCGGGTATACACACACTTTGCGGACACCAGCCGTCCCAAGACCCTGTTTGCTATTGTCTTGTTTTTGGTGGCCTTGTCCTATGCGGGACGCATCTACATCTATGATTTTGTACGGATGACGGGTGGGGGCATCCTGCTCAACGAAGCACTCGTTTTGGTGTTTTTGGGGAGCGTGATTGGGATCATTTATTCCCTATTCGGGAAAAACCAAGCCAAGCCATGGGGAGAGCATTTGCGCACCATGCAAAACGCCTGGTTCAAGATCAAGAAGTTTACCGTCTACAAGTACTACTGTTTTTCGTGGGTGATGGTATTGTCCATTTTTCCGACGATGATCTTCTTTGCCATCAATTTCCATACGGAAAAAGAAGTCCTCTACAAGCACAACATCCTATCGGTCAAGCAGAAAAGTGATGGCTGGGTAGCGACCAAAATGCTGGATTACTACAACACCAAAGAAGCAGAGGAGAAGTTCAAGATCAAAGACCCCCAAGGGTTCATGCGGAATATGAACCAGCTCGCCTGGCCCAACCCCTGCAACCGCGTCCGTGTCAATGGCGATTACATTCAGATCGACCCAAAGGACACAGTCCAAAACGCCAAGTTTGTGATCCCCAAGGGGTACAACCATGTCACCCGAAATGTCACCACCACGCCCCAACTCCGCGCCAGCCTCTTTCACAGCTACTACGACCATATACGGGTTCACTTTGATGACTATGGAGAGGCAAGCCAAGGCTACCTGACCGATGCAGCGGTCGATAGTTCGTGGATGTATGCCTACGAGCATACCGACAGCATCACCTACAGCAGTGTTTTTTTTGAATCGGGCAAGGATCACCTCAAAATCTCTACTCCCGCACAATCTCTGATGTCCATCGTCCAATCCAACTGGGTGGTGCATGTGCTGTTTGTGATGATCCTCATGGTAGTGATCTATCGTATCCTCGAGTACTGTGTACACCGCATTTTTGGGTTGGATTTCAAGGACTATTCGGATGAGTTGATCAGCCAACGCTCGCTCTCTTCCTATGCCGAACAGATCATCAAGATCAGCGACTTCTACGACGGCAAGAGCAGTTCGTTCAACAACAGCCTCGTGGTAGGGGTCAATGCCGCCCATATTTTCGTGATTCGCGAAAAGCTCCGTGAGATGAAGAAGGCCTATTTCATCTCGATTGACCTCTTTGATCTCAACGAAAAATCCCTCGAGATGGGAGGAGAGGTGGGAGACAGCAGCATCGACCACACCATCACGCAGCTGTATCTACTCAGCAAAAAAGGTGACAAGCAAAACAAAGAGCTCCTGCAACGTGCCCTCAAGGAGGAGCTGAGCGAAGAGACCCCGATGATGGTATTCATCGAGCACTTCGAATATGCCTACAACGACCTGGCCTACAACCGCAAGAAAATGCTCATCCTACAGCGCCTCGTGGACAACCCCGTCATCCGTGTCGTGATCTCCTCTGATATCAATCCGCGCAAGATGTACAACTACTACGAGGATGCCATCGAGCAACTCCAGCAAGACCTACACAAAAACGACAACACGCTCCTCAGCAAGCGAATCATCCTTGATCAGATCAATGTAGACTACCAAAAATGGATGCATCTCTTGGGGGGATTTTACCGCATCACGGTACCTTTTGAAAGTCTGGACATCTCAGAGAGAGAAGCCCCCCAAACCTATCCAGAGGTGATCGAATCTGAGCTCAACAACGGCATGTTCTTGCAGCGACTCAAAAAGCACTACGTCCTACACCAAAACAAAGGCGTCATCAACGAGGACTATACCCTCAACATCCAAGAGTATGCCTCATCCTACTACTTCTCGATATGGAATTCGCTTTCGCGCGAAGAGCGCTTCATCGTCTACGACATAGCCCGGGACAAGTTCGTCAATACCAACAACACCGACGGAATCATCGATCTGCTCCACAAGGGCATCCTCCAGTACGACCATTCGCTGCGCCTGATGAACGAGAGCTTTACCAACTTCATCCTCTCACAAGTCAACAGCAACGAGAGCTTGGAGCGCGAACTCGAGTCACGTAAAAAAGGCAAATGGGGGACCGCCTCTGCAGTCATAGCCCTGCTCATCCTTAGCTTGATCATCTTCTTGTCCTACGGCAAGATCAGTGCGATGAACGACATCAGTACCTTGCTGGGATCCCTCGGCGCAGTGATCACCTTATTTTTGCGCGTCAGCGGCATATTCTCCTTTGGCAAGGGGTCCTAG
- a CDS encoding penicillin-binding protein 1A: protein MVTKKKKKPAHKTRLFQLLVKLAVLGVLLVAAFVGSIYLGVWGALPTRQALQDISNSQSTIVYDTNQRVVGKYYLFDRTSIQYDDLPQHLVDALVATEDYRFYEHGGIDYMSLMRVLIKTLILGDRSAGGGSTISQQLIKNLYPREDPSKLGLAIAKIKEGFTARRIEKVYSKEEIITLYFNTVSFPDNVYGIESASQKFYNKPVSALTLGEAATLVGSLKANSTYNPRLNPEKSHHRRNVVLSQMVKYDYLSAQDYDALKEKITPLDYDKRYTAEAPAPYFIEQVRLRAKALLSKYKKKDGTPYNLYTDGLKIHTTLDLPMQRMAEKAVQKHMPSIQKSFENNWGKQAPWIQDQAFVRELIVQSSAYQALTAQRLTHEQAMDSLTAKKNMTWFDWGDPEHLVKASTRDSLLHYIQLLNTGFLSLDPHTGAIKTWIGGINYDYFKYDHVNLSKRQVGSTFKPFVYAAALESGVEPCDYISGKRITYTNFDNWTPSNGESEYEDKYLSMQAALTKSINTVAVKVMEKAGVNRVVDLAQRAGIQSKLEKLPSLALGTAELSLIELAEAYTIFLNDGYPSEPYMIESIVDADGEEIYVHEASARRERVISDYTYEVMQQLLRAVTLPGGTGSRLRWKYGLTNDLAGKTGTTQSNRDGWFVGMAPDLLTVTWVGADNHSIHFKDTRYGQGANSALPIFALFYQQLNGNANYRGLTQARFDSASIEVQSDLDCPGIKEENFFQGLFRSDEKPKEKSFEESEASESEESESEESEEEKGVFKKIKKLFKRGK, encoded by the coding sequence ATGGTCACCAAGAAAAAGAAAAAACCAGCACATAAAACCAGACTTTTTCAACTGCTTGTAAAGCTAGCTGTCCTTGGCGTGCTATTGGTCGCTGCATTTGTCGGCAGCATATACCTCGGCGTATGGGGAGCTTTGCCTACGCGCCAAGCGTTGCAGGATATCTCCAATAGTCAATCGACCATCGTCTATGATACCAACCAACGGGTCGTTGGCAAGTACTACCTCTTTGATCGTACCTCCATACAATACGACGATTTGCCTCAGCATTTGGTCGATGCGTTGGTCGCCACGGAAGATTACAGATTTTATGAGCACGGAGGGATAGATTACATGAGTTTGATGCGTGTACTCATCAAAACCTTGATCCTAGGTGATCGATCTGCTGGAGGTGGCAGTACGATATCCCAACAACTCATCAAAAACCTCTACCCACGAGAGGACCCAAGCAAACTGGGACTTGCTATTGCCAAAATTAAAGAGGGGTTCACTGCTAGACGCATCGAAAAGGTATATTCTAAGGAAGAAATCATTACACTCTATTTCAATACCGTTTCCTTTCCTGACAATGTCTACGGCATAGAGAGTGCTTCCCAAAAATTCTACAACAAACCTGTCAGTGCGTTGACTTTAGGTGAAGCCGCTACCCTGGTCGGATCCCTCAAAGCCAACAGTACCTATAACCCTAGGCTCAACCCAGAGAAGAGCCACCATCGGCGCAACGTCGTACTCTCACAAATGGTCAAATACGACTACTTGTCTGCTCAGGACTATGATGCGCTCAAGGAGAAAATCACTCCCTTGGATTACGACAAGCGATACACGGCAGAGGCCCCAGCTCCTTACTTCATAGAGCAGGTGCGTCTACGCGCCAAAGCACTGCTCTCGAAGTACAAAAAGAAAGACGGGACTCCTTACAACCTCTATACAGATGGTCTCAAAATCCATACAACACTTGATTTGCCCATGCAGCGCATGGCCGAAAAGGCGGTCCAGAAGCACATGCCTTCGATCCAAAAGAGTTTTGAAAACAACTGGGGCAAACAAGCGCCTTGGATTCAAGACCAAGCTTTCGTCCGTGAGCTCATCGTCCAAAGCAGTGCCTACCAAGCCCTTACAGCCCAGAGGTTGACACACGAACAAGCCATGGATTCGCTGACCGCCAAAAAGAACATGACCTGGTTTGATTGGGGGGATCCTGAGCATCTGGTGAAAGCCAGTACACGAGACAGCCTGTTGCACTACATTCAATTGCTGAACACCGGTTTCTTGTCCCTGGATCCACACACAGGAGCCATCAAGACATGGATCGGCGGCATCAACTACGACTACTTCAAGTACGATCACGTCAACTTGAGCAAGCGACAAGTAGGTTCTACGTTCAAACCCTTCGTCTATGCTGCCGCACTGGAGAGTGGGGTAGAGCCTTGCGATTACATCTCAGGCAAGCGTATCACCTACACCAATTTTGACAATTGGACACCTAGCAACGGAGAAAGCGAGTATGAGGACAAATACCTGTCCATGCAAGCGGCACTGACCAAATCCATCAATACGGTAGCAGTCAAAGTCATGGAAAAAGCAGGGGTCAACCGTGTCGTAGACCTTGCCCAACGTGCGGGCATCCAGAGCAAACTGGAAAAACTACCCTCACTGGCACTAGGTACTGCAGAACTAAGCCTCATCGAACTGGCTGAGGCGTACACCATTTTTTTGAACGACGGTTACCCAAGCGAGCCCTACATGATCGAATCGATCGTAGATGCTGACGGTGAAGAAATCTACGTCCACGAAGCGTCAGCTCGCAGAGAGCGTGTCATCAGCGACTATACGTATGAAGTCATGCAGCAGCTGTTGCGGGCGGTGACCCTGCCTGGTGGGACAGGCAGTCGCTTGCGTTGGAAGTATGGCCTGACCAATGACCTAGCCGGTAAGACCGGGACCACCCAGTCCAACCGTGACGGCTGGTTTGTAGGCATGGCTCCTGATCTGCTCACGGTGACATGGGTAGGGGCAGACAACCATAGCATACACTTCAAGGACACACGCTATGGGCAGGGAGCCAATTCGGCACTGCCGATCTTTGCGCTCTTTTATCAACAGCTCAACGGAAATGCCAACTACCGCGGACTGACACAGGCTAGGTTTGATTCGGCCAGCATCGAGGTACAAAGTGACTTGGACTGCCCAGGTATCAAGGAAGAGAATTTCTTCCAAGGCTTGTTTAGGTCAGATGAAAAACCCAAAGAAAAGTCATTCGAAGAAAGCGAAGCAAGTGAAAGTGAGGAAAGTGAAAGTGAAGAATCCGAAGAGGAAAAAGGCGTATTCAAAAAGATCAAAAAGCTATTCAAACGAGGGAAATAG
- a CDS encoding tetratricopeptide repeat protein, whose product MNTKRILVFVIAIMMSAASFAQKGSVSKADSYLAKNELVSAKAEIDVAITIEKNASKSRTWFSRGKIYQAIATSEDESTKAIDPDALEKAVIAYNKVLTMEKENSSYYLISTTNLDQMWGAYLNAGGTAYGEEDYEMALAQFEKALMVKEKDSTSLFYAGVAAQQAGNVDKTLEFYYQMIDMDIANEDIYSSVIYYERQKDNSEKALEVTRAAKAKFPNDSRFGQEEISLLLAMDKLDEAESQLKKSIEADPNNVNLYLNLGVLYDNLGSALMSEDKNDEARESFDKAKDSYIQAIAIEPDNYIANFNAGVIYVNLAKEYYDEVRDMDYKSYQKYGEAKTKKADAILKQGLPYMEKAISIKPDDIDGLKALQQMYTQLKMNDKAVEILDRVDALEAGQ is encoded by the coding sequence ATGAACACAAAAAGAATACTCGTATTTGTAATTGCTATCATGATGAGTGCTGCTTCTTTCGCACAGAAAGGATCCGTATCAAAGGCTGATTCATACTTAGCAAAGAATGAGTTAGTTTCTGCCAAGGCAGAAATTGACGTGGCTATTACTATTGAGAAAAACGCTTCTAAATCAAGAACTTGGTTTAGCCGTGGGAAGATCTACCAAGCCATCGCTACCAGCGAAGATGAGTCTACCAAAGCCATCGATCCAGATGCCTTGGAAAAAGCCGTCATTGCATACAATAAAGTATTGACCATGGAGAAAGAAAATAGCTCGTACTATTTGATCTCTACAACTAATCTAGACCAAATGTGGGGAGCTTACCTCAATGCAGGTGGGACTGCATACGGCGAAGAGGATTACGAAATGGCTTTGGCTCAGTTTGAGAAAGCCTTGATGGTCAAAGAAAAAGATTCTACATCATTGTTCTATGCAGGTGTAGCCGCTCAGCAAGCGGGCAACGTGGACAAGACCTTGGAATTCTACTACCAGATGATTGACATGGACATTGCCAACGAGGACATCTACTCATCTGTCATCTACTATGAGAGACAAAAGGACAATTCGGAGAAAGCATTGGAAGTAACAAGAGCTGCTAAAGCCAAGTTTCCAAATGACAGCAGATTCGGACAAGAGGAAATCAGCTTGTTGCTGGCCATGGACAAATTGGACGAAGCAGAGAGCCAATTGAAGAAAAGCATCGAAGCAGATCCAAACAATGTCAACCTCTATTTGAACCTTGGTGTGTTGTACGACAACTTAGGGTCAGCATTGATGAGTGAAGACAAAAATGACGAAGCAAGAGAAAGCTTTGACAAAGCAAAAGACAGCTACATACAAGCAATCGCCATAGAGCCAGACAACTACATCGCCAACTTCAACGCAGGTGTGATCTACGTCAACCTTGCGAAAGAGTACTATGACGAAGTAAGAGACATGGACTACAAAAGCTACCAAAAATATGGCGAAGCGAAAACAAAGAAAGCAGATGCGATCTTGAAGCAAGGCTTGCCTTACATGGAAAAAGCGATCAGCATCAAACCTGACGACATTGACGGTTTGAAAGCTTTGCAACAAATGTACACGCAATTGAAAATGAATGACAAAGCAGTCGAAATACTCGATAGAGTAGACGCTTTGGAAGCAGGACAATAA
- the gyrA gene encoding DNA gyrase subunit A produces MAEDNEDLPLGDQNIIPINIEDEMRGAYIDYSMSVIISRALPDVRDGLKPVHRRVLYGMLDLGVLHNRAYKKSARIVGEVLGKYHPHGDSSVYDTMVRMAQEWSLRYPLVDGQGNFGSVDGDSPAAMRYTEARLKRMAEELLTDINKKTVDFQPNFDDSLSEPSVLPAKFPNLLVNGTSGIAVGMATNMAPHNLTEVVNGIVAYIDNKDIEIPELMQHITAPDFPTGATIYGYQGVRSGYETGRGRVVLRARATFEVTKTGKEQIIVSEIPYQVNKASMIEKTAALINEKKLEGISDLRDESDRDGMRIVYDLKKDAIPNIVLNNLYKYTQLQSSFGINNVALVNGRPHTLNLKELIQHFVDHRHEVVVRRTEYELEEAEKRAHILEGYLIALDNLDEVIALIRSSRDPEIAKTGLMEKFGLSEIQAKAILEMRLQRLTGLERDKIQKEYAEIKELIDHLKAILASEEMRMDIIKTELLEIKDKYGDERRSDIEHAADDFTAEDMIPDEEMVITISHEGYIKRTALTEYKTQGRGGVGSKGAATKTDDFTEHLFVATNHNYLLIFTEFGKVFWKKVWEIPEGGKATKGRAIQNLINIEAEDRVRSVINVKTLSDEDYINNNFIVMCTKNGTIKKTALEAYSRPRQNGINAITIHEGDKLLNVSLTNGDNHIVIAKKSGRAIRFHESDVRSMGRTASGVRGVALEGEGDYVIGMVCIAREDANLLVVSEKGYGKRSEIEAYRITKRGGKGVKAMNVTDKTGSLVAIKEVVDTDDLMIINKSGITIRMAVDTLRVMGRATQGVRLIKLGDSDEISSVEKIERIENEEEELVDGVATDENASSETPTEGDGTDNETDNKE; encoded by the coding sequence ATGGCAGAAGATAACGAAGATTTACCGCTAGGTGATCAGAATATTATTCCTATCAATATAGAGGATGAGATGCGTGGCGCATACATCGATTATTCGATGTCCGTCATCATATCCAGAGCATTACCAGATGTCAGAGATGGCTTGAAACCTGTGCACCGTAGAGTGCTTTATGGGATGCTTGATCTGGGCGTTTTGCACAATAGAGCATACAAAAAGTCAGCAAGAATCGTCGGGGAAGTACTTGGTAAGTACCACCCGCATGGTGATTCGTCAGTATACGACACCATGGTACGTATGGCCCAAGAGTGGTCTTTGAGATATCCACTTGTGGATGGTCAAGGAAACTTCGGGTCTGTAGACGGTGACTCTCCCGCAGCGATGCGTTACACAGAGGCACGTCTCAAGCGCATGGCCGAGGAGCTCCTCACCGACATCAACAAAAAAACAGTAGACTTCCAGCCCAACTTTGACGACTCCTTGTCTGAGCCGTCAGTGTTGCCTGCAAAGTTTCCAAACTTGCTCGTCAACGGTACGTCCGGTATCGCAGTAGGGATGGCGACCAACATGGCACCTCACAACTTGACTGAGGTAGTCAACGGTATCGTCGCATATATAGACAACAAAGATATTGAGATCCCGGAGCTCATGCAGCATATCACTGCCCCTGACTTCCCAACGGGAGCAACCATATACGGCTATCAAGGAGTCCGGTCTGGCTATGAGACAGGCAGAGGTCGCGTGGTATTGAGAGCGAGAGCTACTTTCGAAGTGACCAAAACGGGCAAGGAGCAAATCATCGTCTCTGAAATCCCATACCAGGTCAACAAGGCGAGCATGATTGAGAAAACGGCCGCATTGATCAACGAAAAGAAACTGGAGGGAATCAGTGACCTGCGTGACGAGTCGGATAGAGACGGGATGCGTATCGTGTACGATTTGAAAAAGGATGCCATTCCTAATATCGTACTCAACAACCTCTACAAGTATACGCAGCTACAATCCTCGTTTGGTATCAACAACGTGGCGTTGGTCAACGGACGACCTCATACGCTCAACCTCAAAGAGCTCATACAACACTTTGTAGACCACCGACACGAAGTAGTCGTGAGACGTACTGAGTACGAACTAGAGGAAGCAGAAAAGCGAGCCCATATCCTAGAAGGCTATTTGATTGCACTAGACAACTTGGATGAGGTGATCGCCCTGATTCGAAGCTCTAGAGATCCTGAAATAGCCAAAACAGGCTTGATGGAGAAATTTGGTTTGTCCGAAATCCAAGCCAAGGCCATCCTAGAGATGAGATTGCAGCGTCTGACCGGTCTAGAAAGAGACAAGATCCAAAAAGAATATGCTGAAATCAAAGAACTCATCGATCACTTGAAAGCCATTTTGGCGAGCGAAGAGATGAGAATGGACATCATCAAAACCGAATTGTTGGAAATCAAGGACAAGTACGGTGATGAGAGACGTTCGGATATAGAGCATGCTGCCGATGACTTCACCGCCGAGGATATGATCCCTGACGAGGAGATGGTGATCACTATCTCACACGAAGGATACATCAAACGTACAGCACTCACCGAATACAAAACACAAGGTAGGGGAGGCGTAGGTTCCAAAGGCGCCGCGACCAAGACAGATGATTTTACAGAGCACCTGTTTGTCGCGACCAACCACAACTACTTGCTGATCTTTACTGAATTTGGCAAAGTCTTTTGGAAGAAAGTCTGGGAAATCCCTGAAGGAGGTAAAGCAACCAAGGGCCGTGCCATCCAAAACTTGATCAACATCGAGGCAGAGGATCGCGTACGATCGGTGATCAATGTCAAGACTTTGAGTGATGAAGATTACATCAACAACAACTTCATCGTCATGTGTACCAAAAATGGTACGATCAAGAAAACCGCACTGGAAGCTTACTCAAGACCCCGACAAAATGGAATCAATGCGATCACCATTCATGAGGGAGACAAGCTGCTCAATGTCAGCCTGACCAACGGAGACAATCACATCGTCATCGCCAAAAAATCAGGCCGAGCGATACGCTTCCATGAGTCGGATGTTCGATCGATGGGACGTACAGCATCTGGAGTGAGAGGTGTAGCACTTGAAGGAGAAGGGGACTATGTCATCGGCATGGTCTGTATCGCTAGAGAAGATGCCAACCTACTCGTCGTCTCTGAAAAAGGCTATGGCAAACGATCAGAGATAGAAGCCTACCGTATCACCAAACGTGGGGGCAAGGGAGTCAAAGCCATGAATGTCACTGACAAAACTGGCTCGCTAGTTGCTATCAAGGAGGTCGTCGATACCGATGACTTGATGATCATCAACAAATCGGGAATCACCATCCGTATGGCCGTGGATACGCTGCGTGTCATGGGTAGAGCTACTCAGGGAGTTCGATTGATCAAACTTGGTGATAGTGATGAAATCTCTTCTGTAGAAAAAATCGAAAGAATTGAGAATGAAGAAGAGGAGTTGGTCGATGGTGTAGCTACCGACGAGAATGCCTCGTCCGAGACTCCTACAGAAGGAGATGGTACTGATAACGAAACAGATAATAAAGAATAA